From one Triticum aestivum cultivar Chinese Spring chromosome 4B, IWGSC CS RefSeq v2.1, whole genome shotgun sequence genomic stretch:
- the LOC123090819 gene encoding protein FAF-like, chloroplastic → MSVAVCRGPAVPAFETPAWLRPAEPYKPAAAVADDRPAQVDIWNAIQADVVESKVAAAAKKPYVSPRVRRSMSQKSLEICTESLGCETGSGDFTASLDAVDMDCFFGGSPMPTAPVEAEESFWESSAARESCYPGDGLVAVNYHSSGGRRSPRRSFPPPLPSMSSRDGPCLKMCSRRQDGRLVVEAVVVRPRGYLQANRQGGRLRLSFIECSARGQSAAGKSAAPAEASFFPVVEDKCEPEQEVAMQVEEEAEEDEEEVEVVDRGTMVEVKVSSQPQAPAAAKVHRSTLVINKFVGSTPFTFTSEEARCHADAPHPEPSARDETPALRRVPSSTTTLAAAVAVASTETGAPRTPVDGDDSDDEEEDDECGGQHHPSSASALAAADRKPQQLLLFTSRRGDKHDLLQSVRRCRQLRQKPLFILEQYCIATS, encoded by the coding sequence ATGTCGGTGGCCGTGTGCCGTGGCCCGGCCGTGCCGGCGTTCGAGACCCCCGCCTGGCTGCGCCCGGCTGAGCCGTACAAGCCGGCCGCGGCGGTGGCCGACGACCGGCCTGCGCAGGTCGACATATGGAATGCCATCCAGGCCGACGTGGTCGAGAGCAAGGtggccgccgccgccaagaagccGTACGTCAGCCCGCGCGTGCGCCGCTCGATGAGCCAGAAGAGCCTCGAGATCTGCACCGAGAGCCTCGGCTGCGAGACCGGCTCCGGCGACTTCACCGCGTCTCTCGACGCCGTCGACATGGACTGCTTCTTTGGTGGCTCGCCGATGCCGACGGCGCCCGTCGAGGCAGAGGAGTCCTTCTGGGAGAGCAGTGCCGCGCGAGAAAGCTGCTACCCGGGAGACGGGCTCGTGGCGGTGAACTACCACTCCTCGGGCGGGAGACGGTCGCCGCGCCGCTCgttcccgccgccgctgccgtccatGTCGAGCCGCGACGGGCCGTGTTTGAAGATGTGCTCGCGCCGCCAGGACGGCCGCCTCGTCGTCGAGGCGGTGGTGGTGAGGCCGCGCGGGTACCTCCAGGCGAACCGccagggcggccgcctccgcctctCCTTCATCGAGTGCTCTGCTCGTGGCCAGAGCGCGGCGGGCAAGAGCGCCGCGCCGGCCGAGGCGTCCTTCTTCCCGGTGGTGGAGGACAAGTGCGAGCCAGAGCAAGAGGTGGCCATgcaggtggaggaggaggccgaggaagacgaggaggaggtggaggtggtggacaGAGGAACCATGGTGGAGGTGAAGGTCAGCTCGCAGCCGCAGGCGCCCGCCGCCGCCAAGGTGCACCGGTCGACGCTCGTGATCAACAAGTTCGTCGGCAGCACGCCCTTCACCTTCACCTCCGAGGAAGCGCGGTGCCACGCCGACGCGCCGCACCCCGAGCCGTCCGCGCGCGACGAAACCCCAGCGCTGCGCCGGGTGCCCTCCTCCACGACGACGCTCGCGGCCGCGGTCGCGGTGGCGTCGACCGAGACCGGCGCGCCGCGCACCCCCGTCGAcggcgacgacagcgacgacgaggaggaggacgacgagtgcGGCGGACAGCACCACCCGTCGTCGGCCTCGGCCCTGGCCGCCGCCGACAGGAAGCCGCAGCAGCTCCTCCTGTTCACGTCGCGGAGGGGCGACAAGCACGACCTGCTGCAGAGCGTGCGCCGGTGCCGGCAGCTGCGGCAGAAGCCGCTCTTCATCCTGGAGCAGTACTGCATTGCCACCTCCTAA